GGCCTCTCTCACGCTTCTGACTGGAGCTTTTTAAATGTCAATCGAATTGGCGCAAAGCAATTTATCGAAAGGAACCCTGAAAACAACGGCAAAGATGTTGTCGTGATTATTCTGGACACCGGCGTGGATATGGGCGTTCCAGGATTGGATACCTTGCCGGATGGCGGCGTTAAGGTGATTGACGCACAAGATTTTTCCGGAGAGGGCGATGTGTTTTACGACGAAGCGGAATTCGGGCAAGAAAATAATGAAAAATTTTTACGCGCCCCCGATGGCTTGCGCCTGTTCAACTACGATCGCTTAGCCTTGCAGCCGTTGGACAGCATTTACTATATTGGCGTACTGGATGAAGAAAGATTTAAAAACACCGTTATTCCGGATGTGAACAACAATGGCAAGCAGAACGATAAGTTCGGATTCGTTGTGCTTCAAAGCAAAGAAGGCTGGGTGACTTATATCGATCTGGATGGCGATGGCAACCTGGATGACGAACAACCTGTATGGAATTATAAAGAGAAACATCAGGCCTTGCAATTCCGGGGGCGGGATGAAAAGCTGAACAAAAACCTGGCCACCTTTGCCGTCAATATTTTTCCTGACGAACAGCGGATCAATTTTCATTATGACGGTTCCAGCCATGGCACCCATGTGGCCGGCATAGCCGCGGGCTATCGTTTGAATGGCCAGAAAGGCTTAAACGGTATTGCGCCCGGCGCAAAAATCATCAGTCTAAAAATAGGCGATTGTACCCTGGCTGGCGGCGCCACCACCACGGGCAGCATGTTAGACGCTTATGAATACGGCGTCGAATTTGCCAAAAATTATGACGGCCCGGTTGTTTTTAATATGAGCTTTGGGATTGGGTCGGAAATTGAAGGGCATGCTTCCATGGAAAGTATGCTGGATCGGTTGCTAATGGAAAATGAGAAGCTGCTGTTTTGTATTAGCGCAGGAAACGAGGGCCCGGGAATCTCCTCGGTTGGGCTTCCCGCGGCGGCAAACTATGTTTTAAGTGTGGGCGCCCTGAATACCAGAGAATCGGCGCGCGATGTTTATGGCGCTAAATTAGACGCGGATAAAGTGTTTGTATTTAGCTCGCGCGGCGGCGAACTGAACAAACCGGATATCCTGACGCCGGGTAGCGCCAGCTCCACCGTCCCACCGTATTCCAATCGCGAAAACAAGTGGGGCACCAGTATGGCTTCGCCCCAGGCGGCAGGGGCCGTTGCTCTTTTGATGTCGGCAGCTTATCATGACGGACTGCCCATAATTGGCGCGCTTTTCAAAAAGGCCATTATTAATGCGGCCAGACCTCTAAAAGATTACACGATACTGGATCAGGGAGCCGGCGTTATCGATATCCCCGGCGCCTACAATTTCTACAAAAAATATGTAAAACGAGAAGAACAGAAAAATTACGTCTATTACAGGATCGAAACTCTAAACCCCATGGATGAAGATAATACGGCCAGAGCCGCATACTGGCGTTTAGGAAATTACCTGCCGGATAAACACCACAAACAGGTGTTCAGCATTTATCCGGAATTCAGGGAAGGTTGGACGGCGGATCAGCGCACTAATTTTTACCGCGCCTTTGATTTACGAGCCACGGAACCCTGGATTAAATTAAATCAAAAAAGCACCTATATAAAAGGAGAAAAAGCGGCGCGTGTCGAGGTTTATTTCGATCAACGACAATTAAATAAACCAGGGTTGTACACCGGTAAAATTATTGCTTATCGCAAAGAATGGTCCAACAAGGCAATGAACAAAGAGTTTGAGCTATGGTGCACCTATGTGAACCCGCTGATCGCCAATGAACAAAATCATTATGCCTTAAAGTCGGAGCTGGTAAAAATCAAGCCCGGCAACGTACAACGCATCTTTTTTGATGTGCCGGTGCGCGCCACGGCAATGACCATTCAGCTTTTTACCGAAGGCAGTAAATACGCCAATATCAGGGCCTATCTTTTTGATCCGCAAGGCCGGGAGGTGGAGCAATACACACGTTTAAGCTCTGAATTCGAGTCGCAGGAAATCATTCGTCTCAGCGGGGATGAATTGGAATACGGCATCTACGAATTGGACCTTTACGCCGACTTCAGAAGCGAAGAGCCTTCGTATTGCACTTATTTGATCAGCTTTGCCGGTCTTGAAGTTTCACCCAACCCAATCCGTTATTTAACCTTACGCAATGGAGAAGATGCGCGAGGACGTGTTTCGGTATTCAACTATTTCGACAGGCCGGTTTTGTGCCAGATTGACGGCGAAATTTCGGGTTGGAGTCAAACCAGTTACATCGACGATGAATCGGAGCTCTATCAAAAAGATTTTACAATCGGGCCTGAAGTTGAGAAAGTTGAATTTGAGATAGAGCTGCCGGCAGAGATTTTTAATTTGATGACCGATTTTGCGATTAATATTAAAAATTATGAAGGTAAAACATTAAAAGCCGACGGACTTACTTATCGAAAGAAAAAAATAACCTTTGTCCCGCCGGCATCCGGCGACTATTACATGGAGTTAATTCCGGCTTTTGCCAGCACCATGGCCCAGAACTGGACAGCCACTTTAAAGGAATCGTATTATCTGTTCTCCCGCTTGAACATCAAAGGGAATAGAGAATATTTTTATCCCAGAGTGCAAAAAGAAACTTCTTTTTACGTGGAT
This sequence is a window from Caldithrix abyssi DSM 13497. Protein-coding genes within it:
- a CDS encoding S8 family serine peptidase — translated: MKLKGIFLLLLLIGLSHASDWSFLNVNRIGAKQFIERNPENNGKDVVVIILDTGVDMGVPGLDTLPDGGVKVIDAQDFSGEGDVFYDEAEFGQENNEKFLRAPDGLRLFNYDRLALQPLDSIYYIGVLDEERFKNTVIPDVNNNGKQNDKFGFVVLQSKEGWVTYIDLDGDGNLDDEQPVWNYKEKHQALQFRGRDEKLNKNLATFAVNIFPDEQRINFHYDGSSHGTHVAGIAAGYRLNGQKGLNGIAPGAKIISLKIGDCTLAGGATTTGSMLDAYEYGVEFAKNYDGPVVFNMSFGIGSEIEGHASMESMLDRLLMENEKLLFCISAGNEGPGISSVGLPAAANYVLSVGALNTRESARDVYGAKLDADKVFVFSSRGGELNKPDILTPGSASSTVPPYSNRENKWGTSMASPQAAGAVALLMSAAYHDGLPIIGALFKKAIINAARPLKDYTILDQGAGVIDIPGAYNFYKKYVKREEQKNYVYYRIETLNPMDEDNTARAAYWRLGNYLPDKHHKQVFSIYPEFREGWTADQRTNFYRAFDLRATEPWIKLNQKSTYIKGEKAARVEVYFDQRQLNKPGLYTGKIIAYRKEWSNKAMNKEFELWCTYVNPLIANEQNHYALKSELVKIKPGNVQRIFFDVPVRATAMTIQLFTEGSKYANIRAYLFDPQGREVEQYTRLSSEFESQEIIRLSGDELEYGIYELDLYADFRSEEPSYCTYLISFAGLEVSPNPIRYLTLRNGEDARGRVSVFNYFDRPVLCQIDGEISGWSQTSYIDDESELYQKDFTIGPEVEKVEFEIELPAEIFNLMTDFAINIKNYEGKTLKADGLTYRKKKITFVPPASGDYYMELIPAFASTMAQNWTATLKESYYLFSRLNIKGNREYFYPRVQKETSFYVDGNLPVAPDGFRLFGHLTLTSLDRYKFKVFVPIMLNASLR